In Sordaria macrospora chromosome 3, complete sequence, a single genomic region encodes these proteins:
- a CDS encoding mitochondrial 37S ribosomal protein uS12m — protein MATTFLRNLFSQASPLLRRPLMPSSSSIVPQLSVRSFSSTPAQNATLNQVLRGCRKPQRARHAVSPALSSIKSPALKGVCVKVGITRPKKPNSGERKTARVRLSTGKVITAYIPGEGHNISQHSVVLVRGGRAQDCPGVRYHLVRGALDLAGVPARMTSRSKYGTKKPKKAAVG, from the exons atggcgaCGACCTTCTTGCGGAACCTGTTTTCGCAGGCTTCGCCGCTGCTACGGCGGCCGCTGAtgccgtcttcctcttctatTGTGCCTCAACTTTCTGTCCGGTCGTTCTCCAGCACTCCGGCGCAGAATGCTACTCTTAACCAGGTCTTGAGG GGCTGCCGCAAACCCCAACGCGCCCGCCACGCCGTCTCCCCGGCTCTCTCGTCCATCAAGTCCCCCGCGCTCAAGGGTGTGTGCGTCAAGGTCGGCATCACGCGTCCCAAGAAGCCCAACTCGGGCGAGCGCAAGACCGCCCGTGTCCGTCTTTCCACCGGCAAGGTCATCACGGCCTACATCCCCGGCGAGGGCCACAACATCTCACAGCACAGTGTGGTGCTCGTCCGTGGCGGCAGAGCCCAGGATTGTCCTGGTGTGAGGTATCATCTTGTTAGAGGCGCGCTGGATTTG GCCGGTGTTCCTGCTCGTATGACTTCTCGTAGTAAATACGgcaccaagaagcccaagaaggccgctgTTGGTTAA